TTAACAGCACCTATCTTTCTTATCTCGTTAATGAGAACTTCAGACTGAATCCGAAATCGGAATTGGTTACCGGATAGGAGGCGGAAGATACCAGCGGCGTGTTCTGCTGACGGTCGTAATACATCCGCACGGTGAGCAGTTTTGAGAATGTATAGTCGGCAGAGAAAGAGAACTTGGTCGACTTATTACCGCTGGTAGGCTGTGTAATGTACCTTTGGATATCTCTGCAAAGAGCCGATTGATTCCTGAAAGTAAGGTCTGCCTGAAGATTTAGGTCGTTGCTGACTTTGTTCTTGCTCTTTCCGGCTCCGAACAGTTTCAGGTCCACAATTTTATATCCCATGCCGAACACCATGTCCTTGGAAAGGGTCTCCACTATCTGATTGGCAGTCATGCTCAGTGTCAGGATACGTGTTTTTTTGTATTCCACATGCGATGTGATGCCGTTATTGAAGGTCATGTTCACACCGAATAGAGGGGCAAATTGCTCGTTGATGGATACGGTACCAATATCAAATACGGCAGAAGGAATAGGATTGCCGGTCTGCGTATCTTCTATGAATCCCAGATTGTCCATGAACGACATGAAACTCTGGAATGTGTTGTAGGAACCCACCGAATAGGTACTCTTGTAGGCATGATTCAGGGTGAAGTTCTTGAATCGTTTCTTAAACCAATCCAGTTTACTCAGTCCATCGTAGGTAACACGCCAGTTGGGCATCATAGACAGGAGGTTCGGGAAGAGGTCGAGTGATATTTTATCTACATTTCTTCCGGTATAGGCTGCCAGGAAGGCCGGTATCATCACATCGGGCGAATTCTTGTTCACCGTGCCGTTGGCGGGGTCGAAGGTTTCCCCAGCCAGCTTGCTTCCTGCCGGATAAACCGCACCTACGTACTGAGCTTCCACTCTTTTCTGTATAATATCCAGGTTCTTCAGGAACTTATCAAAGGTTTTCGAAGCGTATGCATTGCCCGCATTGCTCTTGTCAAAAGCACTGCTTAGTGAAATGACGCTCATGCTGAAACTTCCGTTCTGGGTAGTTGGCATTCCTTCGAACATAAATTGCATGCTTTTCGATTTATTGATGGTGCGGTTTGCCGATAGGTCTATTTTAAAATCCCTTATTGGTTCCAGTGTCATGCGGAGCTGCATATCTTCCATGGCATTGGTCGTTGCGGCATCAACCACGGTATCGTTCATCAAAAGCCAGTTTTTGCGTGCCGCCTTCTGAATATACCCTTCACCTGCCAGGCCGAATGCGAAATCTACTCCCGGAGCAAATATCCCGTCAATTTTCTTTTGTCCCAGAATGTCTCCCACCTCGGGCAGATAGCCGGGAAGTGTCATGGCAAAGGTGTTGCGGTAAACAACACTGAAGTTCCTAACCATCATTCCAACTCTTGCTGCCGATTGTGCCAGTTTATACCATTCTTGGTCTTCCGGTTTAGGCCCCGGAGTAATTGTTAGCTTTATCTTTAATGAGTCGCGGTTATTAATCTGAATCCTGTTTGCATCCAGCACATTGTATTTAAGCAGATACCTCTTGCCATCGGCCGTGATAGCTTTTACCCTCACATATTTTGTTTTCATGCCATGTGATAGGGTGACGGTGGTATCACTCTTCAGCTGCACCTCTTTTTCAAACTTCTTTTTCTTCAACTCCTGATCTTCCTTTTTCAGGTTATTGCTTCTTACGTTTGATGCGAAACGTCTGTTTGCCTCTTTCAGGAAAGGAATTTTGTTGTACAGCGTTTCCATGTTGAACCGGCTGTTTACGTCGATGGAACGCTGGTTGGCAATTCTATTTCCGAAGGAACTTCCCTTTACCATGTCCACACCGCGGTTCCAGTTGTAAGATGAGGAGAACTTCAAATCGCCGGATATCCAGTTCATTACCGGAATGAGGTCGAATGGTACTTTATAGCTGGTGTTGAATGTCTGCTGGAAATCGAGTGGTCGTCCCAAATGCAGGAGACTTCTTTTGATGGAGTCTTTCCGGGCTTCGTATTCATCAGGATAGAGGTTCTTGTCAATGGTGCCATAAGGTTCTTCTATTTCAGCACGCGTTGCCGAGGTGAAGTTCATGCGCAGGTTCTTGGTGAGGTCCCATCGCAATGAGAAATCACGGTTCCACAGGAACTCTTTCGCCACGGAAAGAGGAATCTGCGTATCGCCGAACGGATTATCCAGGTCTCTTAACTGTAGTTCGTAATAGTGACGCGACATGTCGGAGTTGAAAGAGATGTTCTGTGGCAACCAGTTCAGGTTAAATGCCTTGATCAGTTTCGTCCAGGAAGATTTGCTCTTCATGTTTTTCAATGGCTCCCAGGCTTTCATAGCAGGAGAGTAGTTGTATCCGAAGTTGGCTTTCCAGTTCAGATCCGACTCCCAGGCAGTGGTATTTCCCTGATTGTATTTTCTAGTAAATGAATAACCCAGCGTAAAGTTTGATGGGTCGTAAGGCATTGGTTTCTTACTGGTGATATTCATCCTCACATTGCTGAGACTGAAGTTCTTGTAGGTAACCAGTTCACGTGCGATGTTCAGAACCGAGTCACGCTGTGCTTTTTCGGGATAGGTATCCAATACATCCGATAGTCGCAAGTCTTTGTTCATCGGATCGTATTTCGGTGATATTATTTCCTTGGAGTAGGAGTAATAGATTGGAGCCGAAAGCTTTGCTTTGGCAGGGAAGAATTTACCCAACTCAAAACTGGTGGTGAAGTTATATTGGTAATAATCATCCAATCTTCTCTGGCTTACGCTTTGTTCCAGTCCGCCAAATCCGGCAGTCTCCATGTGTCCGCCCAGATTTATGTTTCCCAAATCGGAGAGCTGTACATTCATATTTCCTTGTGCAGCCCATCCGCCCGATTCGTCGAAATCAGTAAGGCGCAGTTCGTTTACCCATATTTCGGCCGATTTCTGAGTACGGGCATTGTTACGTACACCAATCATGATGGTCTTCACCTCGGCCAGACTCGGATTACCGATGATACTGATTTTGTTGCTTGGCTTATCAGCATCATACGTGTAGTATAGTTTGGAATAGCTGACAGTGGAACCGGTTGCATTCTTTGCCGTGTTTCGTTCTTTTTTCAGCTTGGTAAACAGTTCGAAAGGAATATCCAGCATGTTTTCTTTGGGCCATACCGCTTCGCATCCGCTTAGTGTGCTTCCGTTGTACTGTCCGTGAGGAGTCAGTTTCAATGGTATTTCATATTCGTAATAATTGTTCTTGTAATCGGAGCCAAGACGAATGAACACCGACATTTCGTTATCTTCCAACTGGGTTACGTCATCCAGCAGCTTTTCACCGTGAACAAACATTTGCAATCTTTTATACTGGCGAAGGTCCAGCCCCGAGTTTTTGTATACAGCGCGTGCATCTCCGGGAGCCAGGCTCTGTACCTTCATGCTCATGGATTGCTCGTTCTCCTGTTTCAGCTGAGGCTGTGACGGGTCTATCACCCGGCTGATACCCGGAGGTAGTACATAGTTAACCGGAGTTTTATCACTGTTCTCTTCAATGTTGACAGCCGATACATCAAGCGACCCGCTCATAGAAGGTGCCGGTTGCTGTGAATTATACAAAGCCTGTTCGTAGTTTCTCCACTCCCCGCGAACCAGGTCGAGAGTGGCAAAACGGAGTACCACCGGATCGACAAAGTTGGTGAGGTACATACGCATAAAACGGATGGATTTGAAGTCGGAAATGGAGCCAACAGCCTTCTCGTAATTCTTTACCGGAATCTTAAACTGATACCAGTTCACCTCTTCTGTTTTTCCATTGCGCAGCTTTACGCTTGCTGTACGTTTATTAGTGATGTAATTGCTACCCACTTTCAGGTCTTCCGGAGTAAGACTGATTTTGTACTGGAAGTACTTCTCATACTCATTCAGGGTGTTGTCCTGATTGATATCTTCCACGTCGGGAACTGTTTTTGATGAAACGTCATATCTTTCCGGAGAATCTTCCGAAGCGGTGGAGTTTCCTTCAGTGTTGTTATAGTACTTATAACGTTCCAATATGCTTTTTTGCTCCTGATCGTAGTCCGTTCCACGATAATAGTGGTACAAATCGCCCGACGGACTCTTTTCAAACTGAGGATAAACAGTGGGAGCGAGAACCGGTTTTACCTTATCCAGATAAGTTTTGTAGGCACCAAATGTTTTTTCTTCTTCGGACGACAGACCGTTTAATCCCACATCCTGTTTCTTTCTAGCACCCGTTGAGGTGTCGAAAGCATAAACAATACTTTGGTTTCTGGGAACCTTTCCCCAAACAGTTTCCTCCACTTTTGTATTGTCGCCGTCAATGGGCAGTCCATTTTCAAAGAATTTCTTACCATCTTTCAGGATATCTTCCGAAACCTCTCCCAGGTTTATGTAGAGATCTCCTCCGCGTCGGTTCCCGGTTGTACTTTCGTAAATAAACGGGTCGAGCATCCAGAACTCAATGTATTCGATGTTTGCTGTTTCAAAATCGCTGGTTTCAAGTTTTCTCATGATTCCACCCCAACGTTTTTCCGGATTAGTTAGGTAGCCATTGGAAGTAAGATTCGCATCGAGGTTATATGGGCCACGTTCGCTTGGATAGTAAGCCAGGTTGAGGATTGACATGGTAGCTGTTTCCATGTACGAAGTCTGTTTCTTCGGAAAAATTTCCTGCTCATAAACTTCACGTACATAATGGTTGGAAAGCTGATCCAAATCGCTTTTGATATGAGCCGGGGTCAAGGAAGAATTCCGGCGGGTAAAGATTCCGTCGATATTGTACCAGGCCAAAAGAGACCTGTTCATACCGTAAGTAATATCGTTTGTTTTGGAAGCTTCCGGGAATTTAGCGTTCGATCCACTTTCGTATGGAGTACTGGCAAGCATCCAGTAAGATGGTTGCCTTAAATCAATACCGGTTTTTGTCGATTCAAAATCATCGATATACGATGCATTGCCTTGGGTGCCCGGCGCAAGGCCCGGAACAAGCTGGGCATATTCCGCAGTGAGGCTGATACGTGATGGTTGTGTGGCTTTTACAAAAGGCAGTTTATCAACCATATTGGTGAGCCACTGGCTCTCTTTTTTCCAGGAAGTATTAACTCCCCATATCGTATTGCTGATAGGTTCGTCACCCATAGCAATTTTCGATGTCATTGGTTTCTCCTTGAGGTGCATCATGGTACCCCCAATCTGGAAATCTTTCGAAAAATCGTAGGTGAAGTTCATGCCAATCATCGTTTTGCGCTGGAGGTTGAAATTACTGTTGCTTTCCAGGTTTACGCTGACGGAAGTTCCTGCGTCAATAATGCTTTGGTTGAGGATGGTGACAACTCCCATTGAGTAGTCCACCGTGTAATCCGAGTTTTCAACCAGAGTAACGCCTCCGGCTGTTACCTTTACCGAACCTACCGGAATGTTTGTGGATTCCAGCCGTATCTCATTTCCGGATGAGGCTTTGTATTGCCCCATTAATTTGAACTTATTCTTTTCGGCAATCTGTTTTGCCACTGTTTTAGTTGAGTCGTACAGCTCTTGAAATACATATTTTTTCGCAATAGCATCGTCTCCGATAGCTTTTCGCAGATGGCTTCCGAAAGGTTCAACAACGGGGAAGAAGATACGTCCGTTCTGTGCCGTAACTGTATAACCTTCCACATAATCGAAGAAACCGTTAGAGTTTGGCTGATTGTTGGCATCCAACCTATCCAGGTTCATTACCCGGAGAAGTGGTTGCTTATTGATTTTCCCTTCGGGAATATAGTTTAGGTACACCCCTGTGGTGTCGCTTTGATACTTAATGTCGAGTTGGAACTTGTCTTTTTGAAGCTGATAGGCATTCAGTGAATAGACGTTCTTCATCATCAGCTTCCAACAGCCCGAAGCCGGAGAGTTGGAGGTGTTTTTCAGTAGTTTGAGGT
The Bacteroides sedimenti genome window above contains:
- the sprA gene encoding cell surface protein SprA — its product is MKIGKWLTCLLLIVLSIQTGAVISKGVSFEAGSPISIYPPSEPRETAPEDSLKPRYSVRKTAPEKLEDMKKSTADLRTPENIKTEVEYDEKANVYKVSTKAGSTLLDVPLFLTPEEYADWSLKKSIQDFYRAKNAETFSKGKNEFNFMDLKFDLGPAEKIFGPGGVQIKTQGNAELSFGFKSRNVQNPSLPERSRKTTGFDFDEKINININGKVGDKVNMNMNYNTDATFDFDTKNIKLKYEGKEDEIIKLLEAGNVSMPTNSSLIRGATSLFGIRTDMQFGKLKLQTVVSQQESESKTVKSKGGAQTTPFEISADNYDENRHFFLAQYFRDTYDKNMSQLPNVISGVTINRIEVWITNKRGNYDNPRNLVALTDLGENEHISNPFWTRTGSDKLPSNSANDVYTRMVTDYAAARNINMVNTTLGAITQLEGGMDYEKLESARLLTSSEYTLNSSLGYISLKAALQPDEVLAVAFEYTYKGKRYQVGELASDIKETQSALYLKLLKNTSNSPASGCWKLMMKNVYSLNAYQLQKDKFQLDIKYQSDTTGVYLNYIPEGKINKQPLLRVMNLDRLDANNQPNSNGFFDYVEGYTVTAQNGRIFFPVVEPFGSHLRKAIGDDAIAKKYVFQELYDSTKTVAKQIAEKNKFKLMGQYKASSGNEIRLESTNIPVGSVKVTAGGVTLVENSDYTVDYSMGVVTILNQSIIDAGTSVSVNLESNSNFNLQRKTMIGMNFTYDFSKDFQIGGTMMHLKEKPMTSKIAMGDEPISNTIWGVNTSWKKESQWLTNMVDKLPFVKATQPSRISLTAEYAQLVPGLAPGTQGNASYIDDFESTKTGIDLRQPSYWMLASTPYESGSNAKFPEASKTNDITYGMNRSLLAWYNIDGIFTRRNSSLTPAHIKSDLDQLSNHYVREVYEQEIFPKKQTSYMETATMSILNLAYYPSERGPYNLDANLTSNGYLTNPEKRWGGIMRKLETSDFETANIEYIEFWMLDPFIYESTTGNRRGGDLYINLGEVSEDILKDGKKFFENGLPIDGDNTKVEETVWGKVPRNQSIVYAFDTSTGARKKQDVGLNGLSSEEEKTFGAYKTYLDKVKPVLAPTVYPQFEKSPSGDLYHYYRGTDYDQEQKSILERYKYYNNTEGNSTASEDSPERYDVSSKTVPDVEDINQDNTLNEYEKYFQYKISLTPEDLKVGSNYITNKRTASVKLRNGKTEEVNWYQFKIPVKNYEKAVGSISDFKSIRFMRMYLTNFVDPVVLRFATLDLVRGEWRNYEQALYNSQQPAPSMSGSLDVSAVNIEENSDKTPVNYVLPPGISRVIDPSQPQLKQENEQSMSMKVQSLAPGDARAVYKNSGLDLRQYKRLQMFVHGEKLLDDVTQLEDNEMSVFIRLGSDYKNNYYEYEIPLKLTPHGQYNGSTLSGCEAVWPKENMLDIPFELFTKLKKERNTAKNATGSTVSYSKLYYTYDADKPSNKISIIGNPSLAEVKTIMIGVRNNARTQKSAEIWVNELRLTDFDESGGWAAQGNMNVQLSDLGNINLGGHMETAGFGGLEQSVSQRRLDDYYQYNFTTSFELGKFFPAKAKLSAPIYYSYSKEIISPKYDPMNKDLRLSDVLDTYPEKAQRDSVLNIARELVTYKNFSLSNVRMNITSKKPMPYDPSNFTLGYSFTRKYNQGNTTAWESDLNWKANFGYNYSPAMKAWEPLKNMKSKSSWTKLIKAFNLNWLPQNISFNSDMSRHYYELQLRDLDNPFGDTQIPLSVAKEFLWNRDFSLRWDLTKNLRMNFTSATRAEIEEPYGTIDKNLYPDEYEARKDSIKRSLLHLGRPLDFQQTFNTSYKVPFDLIPVMNWISGDLKFSSSYNWNRGVDMVKGSSFGNRIANQRSIDVNSRFNMETLYNKIPFLKEANRRFASNVRSNNLKKEDQELKKKKFEKEVQLKSDTTVTLSHGMKTKYVRVKAITADGKRYLLKYNVLDANRIQINNRDSLKIKLTITPGPKPEDQEWYKLAQSAARVGMMVRNFSVVYRNTFAMTLPGYLPEVGDILGQKKIDGIFAPGVDFAFGLAGEGYIQKAARKNWLLMNDTVVDAATTNAMEDMQLRMTLEPIRDFKIDLSANRTINKSKSMQFMFEGMPTTQNGSFSMSVISLSSAFDKSNAGNAYASKTFDKFLKNLDIIQKRVEAQYVGAVYPAGSKLAGETFDPANGTVNKNSPDVMIPAFLAAYTGRNVDKISLDLFPNLLSMMPNWRVTYDGLSKLDWFKKRFKNFTLNHAYKSTYSVGSYNTFQSFMSFMDNLGFIEDTQTGNPIPSAVFDIGTVSINEQFAPLFGVNMTFNNGITSHVEYKKTRILTLSMTANQIVETLSKDMVFGMGYKIVDLKLFGAGKSKNKVSNDLNLQADLTFRNQSALCRDIQRYITQPTSGNKSTKFSFSADYTFSKLLTVRMYYDRQQNTPLVSSASYPVTNSDFGFSLKFSLTR